A region from the Methanofollis liminatans DSM 4140 genome encodes:
- the cobJ gene encoding precorrin-3B C(17)-methyltransferase: MLQLQSDDKSGKLYIVGTGPGGAAWMTGRAAEAIREAEYVIGNAFYLEQIEALLEGKTVIRSSMGKEVERARRCIDLAREHRVAMVSGGDPGVYGMAGIVLEVLEGSDAAVEVEVVPGVTAACAGASLLGSPLTGDHVTLSLSDLLTPWEEIEHRLDCAFAMGVPVALYNPKSRGRPENLSCALAIALRHASPETPIGLVRNACREGEATSVTTLGALAADTSAVDMHTVVFVGGKETVPTKNGGMLTPRGYRRKYVY; this comes from the coding sequence ATGTTACAGTTGCAATCGGACGATAAATCAGGGAAACTCTATATTGTTGGCACCGGGCCTGGCGGGGCCGCCTGGATGACCGGACGGGCCGCCGAGGCGATCAGGGAGGCGGAGTATGTCATTGGAAACGCCTTTTATCTCGAACAGATAGAAGCCCTCCTCGAGGGGAAGACGGTGATCAGGAGCTCGATGGGTAAGGAGGTCGAGCGTGCGCGCCGGTGCATCGACCTCGCCCGTGAGCACCGCGTCGCCATGGTGAGCGGCGGCGATCCCGGCGTCTACGGGATGGCCGGGATTGTCCTTGAAGTGCTGGAGGGATCGGACGCTGCGGTGGAGGTCGAGGTGGTCCCCGGCGTCACCGCCGCCTGTGCCGGCGCTTCACTCCTCGGTTCGCCGCTCACCGGCGACCATGTGACCCTCTCCCTCTCTGACCTGCTCACGCCCTGGGAGGAGATCGAGCACCGTCTCGACTGCGCCTTCGCGATGGGCGTGCCCGTGGCGCTGTACAACCCGAAGAGCCGCGGCAGACCCGAGAACCTCTCCTGCGCCCTCGCGATCGCCCTCCGCCACGCCTCGCCCGAAACCCCGATCGGGCTCGTGCGGAATGCCTGCCGGGAGGGGGAGGCGACGTCGGTCACCACGCTCGGCGCCCTCGCCGCCGACACCTCGGCCGTCGATATGCACACGGTGGTCTTTGTCGGAGGAAAAGAGACGGTCCCGACGAAAAAC
- the cbiG gene encoding cobalt-precorrin 5A hydrolase — protein sequence MKTAVISLRRFAGDAERLAAVVGGEYLPYAPGVFERAFEGYDRIVALMSAGIAVRAIAPLLTSKWRDPPVVVVSPGLGFAVPLVGGHHGANDLAREIAAATGAVAVISTATEALGRPCVEGIAAATGTQVANPASTLPVNAAMLDTDVPVYTVGGPAVVVAGPAVSVLARGGGYVVGVGCRRGASADSVVSAIMSALGEAGIAAGDVLVYATTEKKRDEVGLTRAVADLGGVLVFLPDAVLNRETPPSPSRAGLIGLSGVAEPAVLALAQRRELVLKKRVYGDVTVAIGR from the coding sequence ATGAAGACGGCGGTGATTTCTCTCCGGCGTTTTGCCGGGGATGCAGAGCGGCTTGCGGCGGTCGTCGGCGGGGAGTATCTCCCCTATGCCCCCGGCGTCTTTGAACGGGCGTTCGAGGGCTACGACCGGATCGTCGCCCTGATGTCCGCCGGGATCGCCGTGCGCGCCATCGCCCCCCTCCTCACCTCCAAGTGGCGCGATCCCCCGGTGGTCGTGGTGAGCCCCGGCCTCGGTTTCGCCGTCCCTCTTGTCGGCGGCCACCACGGCGCAAACGATCTCGCCCGCGAGATCGCCGCTGCCACCGGGGCGGTGGCCGTGATCTCGACGGCGACCGAGGCGCTCGGGCGCCCCTGCGTGGAGGGGATCGCCGCCGCTACGGGGACGCAGGTTGCAAACCCGGCCTCCACCCTCCCGGTGAACGCCGCGATGCTCGATACCGACGTGCCGGTCTATACCGTGGGCGGTCCGGCCGTGGTGGTGGCCGGACCGGCGGTCTCGGTGCTCGCCCGCGGCGGGGGCTATGTCGTCGGTGTGGGATGCCGGCGCGGCGCCTCTGCCGACAGTGTCGTCTCTGCGATCATGTCGGCGCTCGGTGAGGCCGGGATCGCGGCGGGCGACGTGCTCGTCTATGCGACGACGGAGAAGAAACGGGACGAGGTGGGTCTGACCCGGGCGGTCGCGGACCTCGGCGGGGTGCTGGTCTTCCTGCCCGACGCCGTCCTGAACCGGGAGACGCCGCCCTCGCCCTCGCGGGCCGGGTTGATCGGGCTCTCCGGCGTGGCCGAACCCGCGGTCCTCGCCCTTGCGCAGCGGCGCGAACTGGTGCTGAAAAAACGTGTCTATGGGGATGTTACAGTTGCAATCGGACGATAA
- a CDS encoding cobalt-precorrin-4/precorrin-4 C(11)-methyltransferase, producing the protein MNTIYFVGAGPGDPDLITVKGNNLLMRADLLIYAGSLVNPDLVARSPAPEKYDSWGMKLPEMVALMREAALAGKRVVRLHSGDPSLYGAIVEQIAELERDGIAVEVVPGVSSMFGAAAALKTQFTLRGVSESVIVTRPAGATLEKDMIAEFSRSGATMVVFLGTEHLEAVVAKAECPPETPAAVVYHATWPDQKVVVGTVADIAAKARAAGIERSALIIIGGVVDAARSGYVNSDLYG; encoded by the coding sequence ATGAATACGATATATTTTGTCGGTGCAGGTCCGGGCGATCCCGACCTGATCACGGTGAAGGGAAACAATCTCCTGATGCGGGCCGACCTGCTCATCTACGCAGGGTCGCTCGTGAACCCCGATCTTGTCGCCCGCTCCCCGGCCCCGGAGAAGTACGATTCCTGGGGGATGAAGCTCCCTGAGATGGTGGCGCTCATGCGCGAGGCCGCACTGGCGGGAAAACGCGTGGTGCGCCTCCACTCCGGCGACCCCTCGCTGTACGGGGCGATCGTCGAGCAGATCGCCGAACTGGAGCGCGACGGGATCGCTGTCGAGGTGGTGCCCGGCGTCTCCTCGATGTTCGGCGCCGCCGCGGCGTTGAAGACGCAGTTCACCCTCAGGGGCGTATCTGAATCGGTGATCGTCACCCGTCCGGCCGGGGCGACCCTGGAGAAGGACATGATCGCCGAGTTCTCCCGCTCCGGCGCCACGATGGTCGTCTTCCTCGGCACCGAGCACCTCGAAGCGGTGGTGGCGAAGGCCGAGTGCCCGCCCGAGACGCCGGCCGCCGTCGTCTACCATGCCACCTGGCCCGACCAGAAGGTGGTCGTCGGCACGGTCGCCGATATCGCCGCAAAAGCGCGTGCCGCCGGGATCGAACGCTCGGCCCTGATCATCATCGGCGGGGTGGTGGACGCCGCCAGATCGGGCTACGTCAATTCGGATTTATACGGATGA
- a CDS encoding cobalt-factor II C(20)-methyltransferase, whose product MLVGVGIGPGDPELLTVRAVRLIKEADAVFVPGRVAAAIIAPYRTDVQVLSFPMTDDEDYISRCIEENAETIAPHARSGLSVFCILGDPNFYGTFSRLTAVLTDRHPDITCTTVPGISAITAFASAAGVSVAGGVGVSDGSPESSRLLLKVKRPKETAERLREEGFDEFVLVERMYMEGERICRGDDLPEESSYFSVLFARKNE is encoded by the coding sequence ATGCTCGTCGGCGTTGGCATCGGCCCCGGCGATCCCGAACTCCTGACCGTGCGTGCGGTGCGGCTGATCAAGGAGGCCGATGCGGTCTTTGTCCCCGGGCGGGTGGCGGCGGCGATCATCGCCCCGTACCGCACCGACGTGCAGGTGCTCTCTTTTCCGATGACCGACGACGAGGACTATATTTCCAGGTGCATTGAGGAGAACGCCGAGACGATCGCCCCGCACGCCCGATCCGGCCTCTCTGTATTCTGCATCCTCGGCGACCCGAACTTCTACGGCACCTTCTCCCGCCTGACGGCCGTGCTCACCGATCGCCACCCCGACATCACCTGCACCACGGTGCCCGGGATATCGGCGATCACCGCCTTCGCCTCGGCCGCCGGCGTCTCTGTTGCCGGCGGCGTCGGGGTGAGCGACGGTTCCCCCGAGTCTTCGCGCCTTCTCCTGAAGGTGAAACGGCCGAAAGAGACGGCCGAGCGTCTCAGGGAGGAGGGTTTCGACGAGTTCGTCCTCGTCGAGCGGATGTACATGGAGGGGGAGCGGATCTGCCGCGGTGACGACCTTCCCGAGGAGAGCAGTTATTTCAGCGTGCTGTTTGCGAGGAAAAACGAATGA
- a CDS encoding methyltransferase domain-containing protein, which produces MEKGLSGGPTQDEVAAVALWHLRLRAGCTVADVGCGTGKIAVAAACTAGRVIAVDRRPEAAACTKEAASVALARNIQVICGEAADVLRGAGPIDAAFVGGSRDLEAVLGVLADEVSGRIVVDCVLLGTLHRAVETMQRLGIFREVVSLQVARSRTLGSGLMMAPANPVWLVIGEAA; this is translated from the coding sequence ATGGAGAAGGGACTTTCTGGCGGCCCGACACAGGACGAGGTTGCGGCGGTGGCGCTCTGGCACCTCCGCCTGAGAGCCGGGTGCACCGTCGCCGACGTCGGCTGCGGGACCGGGAAGATCGCGGTGGCCGCCGCATGCACGGCCGGCCGGGTGATCGCCGTGGATCGCCGCCCTGAGGCGGCTGCATGCACGAAAGAGGCCGCGAGCGTGGCTCTTGCCCGGAACATCCAGGTCATCTGCGGCGAAGCGGCCGATGTCCTCAGGGGTGCGGGCCCGATCGATGCCGCCTTTGTCGGCGGGTCGCGGGACCTCGAGGCGGTGCTCGGTGTTCTCGCCGACGAGGTGAGCGGGCGGATCGTCGTCGACTGCGTCCTTCTCGGCACCCTCCACCGTGCGGTGGAGACGATGCAGCGCCTCGGGATCTTCAGGGAGGTCGTCTCGCTCCAGGTCGCCCGTTCCCGCACACTCGGGAGCGGGCTGATGATGGCCCCGGCAAACCCGGTCTGGCTCGTCATCGGGGAGGCGGCCTGA
- a CDS encoding helix-turn-helix transcriptional regulator: MRDPELEILAALDTAPSHVYGLKFRLEERGLHKSHSDLYKMINSLERKGLVSYVREPSGIGPERKVYSVTDAGRQALLDARKSGIGLIIEDYYRFIAAAFQDLMVAEFESERPLERIALLTEPFKGEQAALFAAATADLTGDIPERWLVSREGTIKEGFLPVAARQERLPFRDQTFDLVIAPALAGADLAAVLPEIARLLAPGAQLVTFLPLTREMTDTSLIGGFLLREIAAFIPEMQIWRQVDFLRELDAHFDVMSVNYLEFSLIFCRPKDAGL, from the coding sequence ATGCGTGACCCTGAGCTGGAGATCCTCGCCGCCCTCGACACCGCGCCCTCCCATGTGTACGGGCTGAAGTTCCGCCTCGAAGAGCGCGGTCTCCACAAAAGTCACAGCGATCTCTACAAAATGATCAATTCCCTCGAACGAAAGGGGCTTGTCTCCTATGTCAGGGAACCAAGCGGGATCGGACCGGAGAGAAAAGTCTACTCTGTCACGGATGCCGGGCGGCAGGCCCTGCTCGACGCCCGCAAAAGCGGGATCGGGCTGATCATCGAAGACTATTACCGCTTCATCGCCGCCGCCTTTCAGGATCTGATGGTGGCCGAGTTCGAGAGCGAACGCCCCCTCGAGCGGATCGCACTCCTCACCGAGCCCTTCAAAGGCGAGCAGGCGGCCCTCTTTGCGGCGGCGACCGCCGACCTGACCGGCGATATCCCGGAGCGCTGGCTCGTCAGCAGGGAAGGAACGATAAAGGAAGGGTTCCTTCCCGTTGCCGCAAGGCAGGAGCGCCTCCCCTTCAGGGATCAGACCTTCGATCTGGTCATCGCCCCGGCCCTTGCCGGGGCCGACCTTGCGGCAGTCCTGCCCGAGATCGCGCGGCTCCTCGCCCCTGGAGCGCAGCTCGTCACCTTCCTGCCGCTCACCAGGGAGATGACCGACACATCCCTCATCGGCGGGTTTCTCCTGAGAGAGATCGCCGCCTTCATCCCTGAGATGCAGATCTGGCGGCAGGTCGATTTCCTCAGGGAGCTCGACGCTCACTTCGATGTCATGAGCGTCAACTATCTGGAGTTCTCCCTGATATTCTGCCGGCCGAAAGATGCGGGCCTGTAA
- a CDS encoding nitroreductase family protein — MHIGPNLGLTIIRTRHSIRSYKEDPIDEKIVRNALDCAHLAPSARNEQPWLFGVVTKKETLSQIAALADHGRFISGAPICFAVFGKRDAKYYLEDCSAATTQLILGLWAYGVGSCWVAGEKKEYADAVRTLLGVPEDYTLVSLVPAGYPKEVTLAAKKDLDDIVFSEKYSGA, encoded by the coding sequence ATGCATATTGGTCCGAATCTTGGGCTTACCATCATCAGGACGCGCCACTCGATCAGGAGCTACAAAGAGGACCCGATCGATGAGAAGATTGTCAGGAACGCCCTCGACTGCGCCCACCTCGCCCCGTCGGCAAGGAACGAGCAGCCGTGGCTTTTCGGTGTCGTCACGAAGAAGGAGACGCTCTCCCAGATCGCCGCTCTCGCCGATCACGGGCGGTTCATCTCCGGCGCACCGATCTGCTTTGCGGTCTTCGGGAAAAGAGACGCAAAATATTATCTTGAGGACTGTTCGGCCGCCACGACCCAGCTGATCCTGGGCCTCTGGGCCTACGGCGTCGGCTCCTGCTGGGTTGCCGGGGAGAAGAAAGAGTATGCTGACGCCGTCCGCACCCTCCTCGGCGTCCCTGAGGACTACACCCTCGTCTCCCTGGTGCCGGCAGGCTACCCGAAGGAGGTCACCCTGGCCGCGAAGAAAGACCTTGACGATATCGTTTTTTCAGAGAAATATTCCGGGGCGTGA
- a CDS encoding TraB/GumN family protein → MGEIRLVGTAHVSEKSVAEVRAAIEEFQPGIVGVELDPGRYNALRHEQAPPKVEDVLKAGNFSQLLFQWTLAYLQRKIGMDVGVEPGAEMVAAIEEVEGRGLPLALIDRDIRITLARFWEGMSLWEKVKMVYALALSVGGVEGDEIDIDALTRQDVVSAALDEFRKFSPNGARALIDERDAYLARRILDLSGRYDRVMAVIGAGHVRGVERYLSSPELLPPEADLVARPKSYPWGTIVGGAFIAMFAFLIISLAFSGVGFEVLGWAILYWVLINGVLAAVFTLAAGGHPLSAATAFAVAWLTSLNPLMAAGWFAAAVEAKVRKPSASDFQRIMDAEDFSQMRKVPIFRVVLVAALANVGSTLGTIAYFAFISPILGIDPTVIIPMGFSNFIGWLGGLFSF, encoded by the coding sequence ATGGGTGAGATCAGACTTGTGGGGACGGCGCACGTCTCGGAGAAGAGCGTTGCCGAGGTCAGAGCCGCAATCGAGGAGTTCCAGCCCGGCATCGTCGGTGTCGAACTCGATCCCGGACGCTACAACGCCCTCAGGCATGAACAGGCCCCGCCGAAGGTCGAAGACGTCCTGAAGGCCGGCAACTTTTCGCAGCTTCTGTTTCAGTGGACCCTTGCCTATCTCCAGCGAAAGATCGGCATGGACGTCGGCGTCGAACCCGGCGCCGAGATGGTGGCGGCGATCGAGGAGGTCGAGGGGCGCGGTCTGCCCCTGGCCCTGATCGACCGGGACATCAGGATCACCCTTGCCCGTTTCTGGGAGGGGATGAGCCTCTGGGAGAAGGTGAAGATGGTCTATGCACTTGCCCTCTCGGTGGGCGGTGTCGAGGGCGATGAGATCGACATCGACGCCCTCACCAGGCAGGACGTCGTCTCGGCGGCCCTCGACGAGTTCAGGAAGTTCTCGCCGAACGGGGCGCGGGCACTCATCGACGAGCGGGATGCTTATCTTGCCCGCCGTATCCTCGACCTCTCCGGCCGCTACGACCGGGTGATGGCGGTGATCGGCGCCGGCCATGTCAGGGGCGTCGAACGCTATCTCAGTTCTCCCGAACTCCTCCCGCCCGAGGCCGACCTCGTCGCCCGGCCAAAAAGTTATCCCTGGGGTACGATCGTCGGCGGCGCCTTCATTGCAATGTTTGCGTTCCTCATCATATCCCTGGCGTTTTCCGGGGTCGGCTTTGAGGTGCTCGGCTGGGCGATCCTGTACTGGGTGCTGATCAACGGCGTTCTCGCGGCGGTCTTCACCCTTGCGGCAGGCGGCCACCCTCTCTCGGCGGCGACGGCCTTTGCGGTGGCCTGGCTCACCTCCCTCAACCCCCTGATGGCGGCCGGATGGTTTGCGGCCGCCGTGGAGGCGAAGGTCAGAAAGCCCTCGGCCTCGGACTTCCAGCGGATCATGGACGCCGAGGACTTCTCCCAGATGCGGAAGGTGCCGATCTTTCGGGTCGTGCTGGTGGCGGCGCTTGCGAATGTGGGTTCGACCCTGGGGACGATCGCGTACTTCGCCTTCATCTCGCCGATCCTCGGGATCGATCCGACGGTGATCATTCCAATGGGCTTCTCGAACTTTATCGGATGGCTTGGCGGCCTGTTCTCATTCTGA
- a CDS encoding YkgJ family cysteine cluster protein: protein MATGFRCTGCGACCREVSPGSNLVMVTPAEARAVADAAGRTFDGVAEPYPDFIEGEDGARYTFDWSLRREDGRCLFLEEGRCTVYGARPWICRTYPFMLDGDRLAVSECPGLGAEMSREEARLLAALLIGRQEAEEAEEEGIRSVLASTAVPVETCAVVDSEGVWPVHG, encoded by the coding sequence ATGGCGACCGGTTTTCGTTGCACCGGGTGCGGCGCCTGTTGCAGGGAGGTATCGCCAGGCTCGAATCTCGTCATGGTCACCCCGGCCGAGGCCAGGGCTGTGGCCGATGCGGCCGGGCGTACCTTCGACGGCGTTGCCGAACCCTATCCCGATTTTATCGAGGGGGAAGACGGGGCCAGGTACACCTTCGACTGGTCTCTCAGGCGGGAAGACGGTCGCTGCCTCTTTCTCGAAGAGGGGCGGTGCACCGTCTACGGGGCGCGCCCCTGGATCTGCCGCACCTATCCCTTCATGCTCGACGGCGACCGTCTGGCCGTCTCCGAGTGCCCCGGGCTCGGTGCGGAGATGAGCCGGGAAGAGGCCCGCCTGCTCGCCGCCCTCCTCATCGGGCGGCAGGAGGCCGAAGAGGCCGAAGAAGAGGGGATACGATCGGTGCTGGCGTCGACGGCCGTGCCGGTTGAGACCTGTGCCGTTGTCGATTCCGAGGGGGTCTGGCCGGTCCATGGGTGA
- a CDS encoding GMP synthase subunit A: MLPIFVVNNHGQFNHLIHRKLRDMEIEVKMVPNTTPPSEVASGCRGIILGGGPSLERAGNCAEYLDLGLPVLGICLGLHIIATARGGSVGPGSHGGYGGVCVRIAQESEILAGYPEQIRVWASHADEVKAVPAGFSVYAASDICPVEAMGRPEERLYGVQWHPEVSHTENGDLVFRNFERICGL; encoded by the coding sequence ATGCTTCCCATTTTTGTCGTGAACAACCATGGGCAATTCAACCACCTTATCCACCGCAAACTCCGGGATATGGAGATCGAGGTGAAGATGGTCCCGAACACCACCCCTCCGTCCGAGGTGGCGAGCGGGTGCCGCGGGATCATCCTGGGGGGCGGGCCATCCCTTGAGCGCGCCGGCAACTGCGCCGAATACCTTGACCTCGGGCTGCCGGTGCTCGGCATCTGCCTTGGTCTCCATATCATCGCTACGGCGCGGGGCGGTTCTGTCGGGCCGGGATCTCACGGGGGTTACGGTGGAGTCTGTGTCCGGATCGCACAGGAGAGCGAGATCCTTGCCGGTTACCCGGAACAGATCCGGGTCTGGGCTTCGCATGCCGACGAGGTGAAGGCGGTGCCGGCCGGCTTCTCGGTCTATGCCGCTTCCGATATCTGCCCGGTCGAGGCGATGGGGCGCCCGGAAGAGCGGCTGTACGGGGTGCAGTGGCATCCTGAGGTGAGCCATACCGAGAACGGCGACCTCGTCTTCCGCAACTTCGAGAGGATATGCGGACTCTAG
- the cobT gene encoding nicotinate mononucleotide-dependent phosphoribosyltransferase CobT, producing MAFLSDNPSFEFTRPLFAAVLGNTALSMVPGISGAGSTPARTVFTPILDAELITKGAIHSMGYKPNTPTNCPTPAVITRSMTTLCGIDPVFINAGMYNRPTVPCLDVYGEPGADPRETDAVPKARALFAAGEGVGRHLSRCADLLVLAECVPGGTTTALCVLRALGYDARVSSSFVNNPVALKEEVCRAVQGRVDDAGITDPLDVVRIGGDPMMPVAAGIVSAFSGAVVLAGGTQMLAVDAILKGLGKEMAPLVTTAYVRADPSANFEAVAAAVGARAYYVDPGFDTIGDAGLARYCEGEVKEGMGAGGAMFLARLMGRTDEEIRSAILSTVLSFR from the coding sequence ATGGCATTTCTCTCCGACAATCCCTCGTTCGAGTTCACGCGGCCGCTCTTTGCGGCCGTTCTCGGAAACACCGCCCTCTCGATGGTCCCGGGCATCTCAGGGGCCGGGTCCACGCCTGCGCGGACCGTCTTCACCCCGATCCTGGACGCCGAACTGATCACGAAGGGGGCGATCCACTCGATGGGCTACAAGCCCAACACCCCGACGAACTGCCCGACGCCGGCGGTGATCACCCGCTCGATGACGACCCTCTGCGGGATCGATCCGGTCTTCATCAACGCCGGGATGTACAACCGCCCGACTGTCCCCTGCCTGGACGTCTACGGCGAACCCGGCGCCGACCCCCGCGAGACTGATGCGGTGCCGAAGGCGCGGGCGCTCTTTGCCGCCGGCGAAGGGGTCGGCCGCCACCTCTCGCGGTGCGCCGACCTCCTGGTGCTCGCGGAGTGCGTCCCCGGCGGGACGACGACGGCCCTCTGCGTCCTGCGCGCCCTCGGCTACGACGCCCGGGTCTCGAGCAGCTTTGTGAACAACCCGGTTGCGCTGAAGGAAGAGGTCTGCCGGGCGGTGCAGGGCCGCGTGGATGATGCCGGGATCACCGATCCCCTCGACGTGGTGCGTATCGGCGGCGATCCGATGATGCCGGTCGCCGCCGGGATTGTAAGCGCCTTTTCCGGAGCGGTGGTGCTGGCGGGCGGCACGCAGATGCTCGCCGTCGATGCAATCTTAAAGGGGCTGGGAAAAGAGATGGCCCCGCTCGTCACCACGGCCTACGTGCGCGCCGACCCCTCGGCGAACTTCGAGGCGGTGGCGGCGGCTGTCGGGGCAAGGGCCTATTATGTGGACCCGGGCTTCGACACCATCGGCGATGCCGGGCTTGCGCGCTACTGCGAGGGCGAGGTGAAGGAAGGGATGGGTGCGGGCGGGGCCATGTTCCTTGCCCGCCTCATGGGCCGCACCGACGAGGAGATCAGGTCGGCGATCCTCTCGACGGTGCTCTCATTCCGCTGA
- a CDS encoding phosphatidylglycerophosphatase A — protein sequence MFEIEERLEKKGITTDAIVEAGMALYVPHGMSPEAARERLWERIAASYLDPNISSLLLGAVLLEEELYDRRKNSEIADDPVFLLSDEIIGMAIAEIIGGIYARFEFTRYDQKKPGILGELGPFLDDAVAGLIAGNTSRLYSECFSNL from the coding sequence ATGTTTGAGATCGAGGAGCGGCTCGAAAAAAAAGGGATCACGACCGACGCCATCGTCGAAGCCGGGATGGCCCTGTACGTGCCCCACGGCATGAGCCCTGAAGCGGCGCGGGAACGGCTGTGGGAGCGGATCGCCGCCTCGTACCTGGACCCGAACATCTCGTCACTCCTCCTCGGCGCCGTTCTCCTCGAAGAAGAACTCTATGACCGCAGGAAGAACTCGGAGATCGCCGACGACCCGGTCTTTCTCCTCTCAGACGAGATCATCGGAATGGCGATCGCCGAGATTATCGGCGGGATCTACGCCCGTTTCGAGTTCACCAGGTACGACCAGAAAAAGCCCGGCATCCTGGGCGAACTCGGACCCTTCCTGGACGACGCCGTCGCCGGACTGATCGCAGGGAATACATCGAGGCTGTACTCAGAATGTTTCTCGAACCTGTAA
- the cobS gene encoding adenosylcobinamide-GDP ribazoletransferase, which produces MFLEPVRALLQFCTVLPLGRPADFDAFARHTWLYPLAGWVTGGVAAAIALLLSGHPGIAAAAAVAAAIIISGGNHFDGLLDLGDGLMAHGSREKRIAALTDRQIGAGGVACGILITMLAVVGLGEAWSVGLAVLTAEVCAKLAMAWITALGAPFHDGIHAYLHGFSRPHFILLALLPVLPLLLLISPFDLGKAIAATGVVVLILLGTARHLFGGVNGDVAGASNEIVRAAVIIALVL; this is translated from the coding sequence ATGTTTCTCGAACCTGTAAGAGCGCTGCTGCAGTTCTGCACCGTCCTCCCCCTCGGACGGCCGGCAGATTTCGACGCCTTCGCCAGGCACACCTGGCTCTACCCGCTGGCCGGCTGGGTCACCGGCGGCGTCGCGGCAGCCATCGCCCTCCTCCTTTCCGGCCACCCCGGCATTGCTGCCGCTGCCGCCGTCGCCGCCGCCATTATCATCTCGGGAGGAAACCACTTCGACGGCCTCCTCGACCTCGGGGACGGGCTGATGGCCCATGGGAGCCGGGAAAAGCGGATCGCCGCACTGACTGACCGCCAGATCGGTGCCGGCGGCGTCGCCTGCGGCATCCTCATAACGATGCTTGCAGTCGTCGGCCTCGGGGAGGCGTGGAGCGTCGGCCTCGCCGTCCTGACCGCAGAGGTCTGCGCAAAACTGGCCATGGCATGGATCACCGCGCTTGGCGCGCCGTTCCACGACGGGATCCACGCATATCTCCACGGTTTTTCCCGGCCGCACTTTATCCTGCTCGCACTGCTGCCCGTCCTTCCGCTCCTTCTGCTCATATCCCCGTTCGATCTGGGAAAAGCGATTGCTGCCACCGGCGTCGTCGTCCTGATCCTGCTGGGAACCGCCCGCCATCTCTTCGGCGGGGTGAACGGGGACGTGGCCGGGGCGTCAAACGAGATCGTCAGGGCCGCCGTCATCATCGCCCTCGTCCTCTAG
- a CDS encoding 4Fe-4S binding protein — MMQGRSIHTRGGVITEIDPDFCAIRLRLPAGILPVEKMTGIVEIAKKYGCKEVHLTTRQTMEIPHVDPSRLEEIVKDLEANGTPLGSEHEEVVNIIACPGTAQCKYANIETFGLAKKIDERVFGKETPIRVRISISGCPNACTSPVLNEIGVVGRIRPVRVAGMCTGCGTCAEYCREKAITIKNGISELIPERCVQCGICVQSCPFDLLKSEYRHYLITVGGRRGRHPAQGRELVCVEREEDVVEVIDRIVYWIYRTAWSGRHLADQLDDIDFEAFRKKIREEFSAGT; from the coding sequence ATGATGCAGGGAAGGTCCATTCATACGCGCGGCGGTGTGATCACCGAGATCGATCCGGATTTCTGTGCCATTCGTCTCCGCCTGCCGGCAGGGATTCTCCCGGTCGAAAAGATGACCGGAATTGTGGAGATAGCAAAAAAATACGGCTGCAAGGAGGTGCATCTTACCACCCGCCAGACGATGGAGATTCCGCACGTCGATCCATCCAGACTTGAAGAGATCGTGAAGGATCTCGAAGCGAACGGCACCCCTCTCGGTTCGGAACACGAGGAAGTTGTCAATATCATCGCCTGCCCCGGAACGGCGCAGTGCAAGTACGCCAATATCGAGACCTTCGGTCTGGCAAAAAAGATCGACGAGCGGGTCTTCGGCAAGGAAACCCCCATACGGGTGAGGATCTCGATCTCAGGCTGCCCGAACGCATGCACAAGCCCGGTGCTCAACGAGATCGGGGTCGTCGGCCGCATTCGCCCGGTACGGGTCGCGGGCATGTGCACCGGCTGCGGCACCTGTGCCGAGTACTGCAGGGAGAAGGCGATCACCATCAAGAACGGGATCTCAGAACTGATCCCCGAACGCTGCGTCCAGTGCGGCATCTGCGTCCAGTCCTGTCCCTTCGACCTACTGAAGTCCGAGTACCGCCACTACCTGATCACCGTCGGGGGGAGGCGGGGGCGCCATCCGGCGCAGGGACGGGAACTCGTGTGCGTCGAACGGGAAGAAGACGTGGTGGAAGTCATCGACCGGATCGTCTACTGGATCTACAGAACCGCATGGAGCGGGCGGCACCTCGCCGACCAGCTCGACGATATCGACTTCGAAGCCTTCAGAAAAAAGATCAGGGAAGAGTTCAGCGCCGGTACATAG